The Camelus ferus isolate YT-003-E chromosome 4, BCGSAC_Cfer_1.0, whole genome shotgun sequence genome has a segment encoding these proteins:
- the LOC116663167 gene encoding LOW QUALITY PROTEIN: 60S ribosomal protein L17-like (The sequence of the model RefSeq protein was modified relative to this genomic sequence to represent the inferred CDS: inserted 2 bases in 1 codon) translates to MVRYSLDPESPTKSCKSRGSNLCVHFKNTRETAQAINGTHVQKATKYLKDVTLQKRCVPFRHYNGGVGRWAQAKQWGWTQGRWPQKSEFLLHMLKNAVSNEEIKGLDVDXLVTEHIQVNNAPKMRRRTYRAHGRINPYMSSPCHIEMILAETEYIVPKPEEEVAQKKKISQEKLKKQKLTAWE, encoded by the exons ATGGTTCGCTATTCACTTGACCCAGAAAGCCCCACAAAATCATGCAAATCAAGAGGTTCAAATCTTTGTGTTCACTTTAAGAACACTCGTGAAACTGCCCAGGCCATTAATGGTACGCATGTCCAAAAAGCAACCAAGTATCTGAAGGACGTCACTTTACAGAAGCGATGTGTGCCGTTCCGTCATTACAATGGTGGAGTCGGTAGGTGGGCCCAGGCAAAACAGTGGGGCTGGACACAGGGTCGATGGCCCCAAAAGAGTGAATTTTTACTGCACATGCTCAAAAATGCAGTAAGTAATGAAGAAATTAAGGGCTTAGATGTAGA TCTGGTCACTGAGCACATCCAGGTGAACAACGCTCCCAAGATGCGGCGCAGGACTTACAGAGCTCATGGTCGGATCAACCCTTACATGAGCTCTCCCTGCCACATTGAGATGATACTTGCTGAAACAGAGTATATTGTTCCTAAACCAGAAGAGGAGGttgcacagaagaaaaagatatcccaggagaaactgaagaaacaaaaacttacGGCCTGGgaataa